Proteins encoded together in one Cyprinus carpio isolate SPL01 chromosome B14, ASM1834038v1, whole genome shotgun sequence window:
- the LOC122139565 gene encoding protein bicaudal C homolog 1-B-like, which produces MFSGLQIDYQTFLTLSDEDLKEVGVNTFGARRKMILAITDLSKKRKFPEVSSMKSGYLEGGASGRLPRIMNEDAAAKSNRW; this is translated from the exons ATGTTCTCTGGTCTTCAGATCGATTACCAGACGTTCCTGACGCTCTCAGACGAGGATTTGAAGGAAGTGGGCGTGAACACATTTGGAGCGCGACGCAAGATGATCCTCGCCATCACGG ATTTGAGCAAAAAGAGGAAGTTTCCAGAAGTTTCCAGCATGAAGTCGGGATACCTGGAGGGAGGTGCGAGTGGCCGTCTCCCGCGGATCATGAACGAGGATGCGGCTGCCAAGAGTAACCGCTGGTGA